The Hordeum vulgare subsp. vulgare chromosome 7H, MorexV3_pseudomolecules_assembly, whole genome shotgun sequence DNA window GACTATATTTTCATCTTCAGTACCGGTTTTAGAGACTATTCGGACTAAAAATTAGCCTATATATATGTCTCTTCCCACGCTCTCCTATATTTTTTCCTCACACAAGGTGGGAGCTGTGTGCtagtttgttttttcttttctatgcaaaagaggtgtttgatgaaatgcgtgAGCACATGATGCCATTTGAGTTCATGAATCACACTTAAGATTTCATCTCCTTCTTTGCATGTGTGTAGTTGTGGCTTAACTGAGGGTGTTGTCCGTCCCCATCCTCATCGCCCTCGAtcacccgcgccgatctcgtcgccggcaccaccgtggtgggcGTCTTGTTCTaatcttttaaaaaaaatatttataatattttttattACTTGTGTGTTTATCTTACTTgtatattattgtttgttattgtaTAGTATCATGGGTCTGTTTTAACTTgtatatttacttgtatatatgTTCGTTTTACGGGGTCTGTCTCTGTCTTTGCCCGCACCAGCCCGCAAACCTGTTTTTCTGCGAACTTCGTCCGCACCAGCCCGCAAACTTGTTTTTCTGCGAACCGTAAATGTGTTTTACGAATAGCGTTAACACGGTGTCTGCTAAAGATACTCTTAGTACAGCAGATTTCTGCATGGGCCGTAGGCTCCGCGAACAGAACTGCACAACGGCAGCTTCATCCCACCACTGTTGAGACGCAACCTGAGGCTCGCAAACAGAACCACGGTTACACAAGGCTGGATTTATTTCAAATGGTGATCGTCAAAAGCAGTGATGGTCAACACAAGGGCAACAACTCAAAGAGAAATTAGGCTTGTCCATACATACACTGCAGCAATACTAAACATATTAGTATATTTTTCAGTACGATCATTAGCTAGTACTCCTTCCGCCCAAAGTAAGTGTCGGTTTTATTTCATAAAAACAAAGTAAATTTCAATAAATTAGTACTACAATTTTAGTTTaaagttatactccctccgtccaagtGCATAGGACGACTTTTAGAATCCAAGAATTCCTGAAATGTTAGACGTAATCTAATTAACTGCTCTTCGTTTATTTCAAACGCCTAGTACTACTCGAGAAGTACTACTTCCCCGGCTCCTCGTTTATCCATGCAGTGACATTACTAGTGAGTACAACCCACTTCCTCTCTTTTCTTTGTTCCCACCTTGAGAATGCATAGCGCTCATGCATGCAGTTTATTTCCCCACCGGTCCACCTCCTCATGTGTGAAAGCATGTCATTCCTTCTCTCTTTGTGTGAAAGCAATCATGCATGCATCAGGTTCCCTTGGCGCTCCTTCTCCTATAAAATGACCAACGATCTGTGAACATCCATCCATCACTTCTCTTTTCTCTCTCAGTTGTGTGACCAGTAGAGTATGGAGTCCGGCTACGGCAAGGAGATTGGTCTTGCAGACAAGGACGGCGACGTCCATGCCCGGCTGGGTGAGGATGCGTTTGACAGTGATGAGACCATTGACAGGGAGGAGGATGGTGTTGGGAAGGAGGATCCCGTTGCAGATGGCAACACCAACGACACTGGAGAAGTAACTGGACTGCCGTATTCATGGTTGTGTTGCTACAGCCAGGAGGAAGAAAAGCTTGGCATGTCCTTTTGTACCAAAATCATTACAGTTAAGAAAACTAGTCTAGTTCTCTTCaattacaattatttaggtacagagggagtacaaaataAGCGACACTTATTTTAGAATGGAGGAAGTAATACAAAACAACAGTCGGAAGGTTTCTGGCATACACCACTAGACCAAATGCCACAATACCACTACAACACTACTACATAACTTGGAACAGGTTTCTGGCATGCACTACGCTACACCACTATATAACTCATGGATTAAATTAATCGAGTTAAAATAGTTTCGTGTCACCACGCTCGACGGAAACAGGACCAAGCAACACTAACTTCCATATTACAGGAACCAACACTGAGCttgatgcccgaggggcttgtacCGGCTCTCTGACATTTCAAAACTGCTTCGCTGCTCTCAGCAGCATGGTCCTTGTTAATTGGGCGTGCCCTTACAGAAACCTTCAGGTTACTCTCAACTCCAACAGAGACCActcggcgtgagagtttgatctcgCCATCAGCATTCACAGGCAATCCACCATCTTCAAAGTCAAGTAACTTGACTTGCAGGTCGTCACTACTACTGATGCCAGCACTAAATTCACCATGAAAACCATCTGGCCACGACCCGCCAATGACTTTTATATGGACAGTGGCCTCCACCGAGCGATTAATGTGGCGAAATTCAATTTCCAGCGTGCTAAGCCTGCTAGGGAAAACACTTCCAGGACAGCATCCAGTTCTGTACATCAGAACAAGATCGCTTAAATCTGTATCCTCAGCTTCAGTTGTGCCCTTCACTTTCAGTGAAACCTCAATGTACGAAGGATCCACCGACACGGCAATAGCACGGGTAGGACCTGTCAGTGCTAGGTAGCAATCCTGCATGTCGCAGAACAACAAATAACTGAAATTAACTCTGAAGTAGAATACAATTAATCTATTATACTTTTAAAAGCAAAATGGCAAGATGTACTGGAAGTCTGGAACTAGTACATCATAACTTGAATTACTAAATCTGACAGTAGTGAATGCATAAAAAGTTGCTTatgatctctactattaaagggggatctccgtcgtcgtgatggttcgacctcgtaCGATCCCCCCTCCTACCGGTAGCCCTTCCATCGATTTTTTCCAACCCTCCATAAACCAGGCGGCTCTTCTATCGATTTTTTTCCAACCCTCCATAAACCAGGCGGCTCTTCTATCGATTTTTTTCCAACCCTCCATAAACCAGGAACCGGTTCAATACCCCCACCTCGCAGAAAAATAGCCAAAGAAACCATCCCCACGACAAACAAACTGCCGGTACCCACCAAcaccaagtacacaaagccatgaACAACACACATCTCACGTCTCCATCCTCCCAAACTACTTGCCCCGATCCCGTACTCCCTGTCTCTCTCCAGGGTCT harbors:
- the LOC123408609 gene encoding uncharacterized protein LOC123408609; this translates as MAGTDKPKAKPQKPAKVTAARIAKMMAEGAAMIRNMTPEERDMIIAKSMSEESASNADEAAEAKEDANESEWAQCEGELFAAKFRSFWNKYYTDCGATFEQTTSIPAMCHTYPASDCSTKAMDTLQIMSVKVTSIKDGLGLDWPLEVFGIVAARDVLDHKRNIIFHRPRTDCQIITQDDCYLALTGPTRAIAVSVDPSYIEVSLKVKGTTEAEDTDLSDLVLMYRTGCCPGSVFPSRLSTLEIEFRHINRSVEATVHIKVIGGSWPDGFHGEFSAGISSSDDLQVKLLDFEDGGLPVNADGEIKLSRRVVSVGVESNLKVSVRARPINKDHAAESSEAVLKCQRAGTSPSGIKLSVGSCNMEVSVAWSCFRRAW